A DNA window from Allokutzneria albata contains the following coding sequences:
- a CDS encoding TetR/AcrR family transcriptional regulator, producing the protein MARGRPRSAQAQEAIIGATLAVLVETGFAGLTIEAVASRAGVGRPTIYRRWATREDLVVDALAATVPVTSTVDTGDLLADIASTVRTAIDGLGGSELGGAVIGVLAASAANPLLASALAERYLAPRLGVVSELIARGAAEGVLRSDLGPEVIRDLLIGPLVYHWLVTGAPMPESDSGALFTAVLSTLRA; encoded by the coding sequence ATGGCCCGTGGCAGGCCGCGCAGCGCGCAGGCCCAGGAGGCGATCATCGGCGCGACCCTCGCCGTGCTCGTGGAGACCGGCTTCGCGGGGCTGACGATCGAGGCCGTCGCGAGCCGTGCGGGCGTCGGCAGGCCGACGATCTACCGGCGCTGGGCGACCAGGGAGGACCTGGTGGTGGACGCGCTCGCCGCCACCGTGCCTGTGACGTCCACTGTGGACACCGGCGATCTGTTGGCGGACATCGCTTCGACCGTGCGCACCGCCATCGACGGCCTGGGCGGCTCGGAGCTGGGCGGTGCGGTCATCGGGGTCCTCGCCGCGTCCGCGGCCAACCCGCTGCTGGCATCGGCACTGGCCGAGCGCTACCTCGCGCCGCGCCTGGGCGTGGTGTCGGAGCTGATCGCGCGCGGGGCGGCCGAGGGGGTGCTGCGTTCGGACCTCGGCCCGGAGGTGATCCGCGACCTGCTGATCGGACCGCTGGTGTACCACTGGCTGGTGACCGGCGCCCCGATGCCGGAATCCGACTCCGGGGCGCTGTTCACCGCTGTCCTCTCCACCCTGCGCGCCTGA
- a CDS encoding MgtC/SapB family protein → MTWWEIGLRLLCAASFGALVGLERQWRARTAGLRTNALVCVGAALFELFSVLTPDAGSTTRIASYIVSGVGFLGAGVIIRDGGNLRGINTAATIWGTAGVGLMCGGGHYGVAAAGAVTIVIANLGLRPLARLVDGRATDPDLVETDYDLRAVCRDADEAHIRALVVRSVADGGFELRVLTSTDVVPDRVEVTARVLGRGAGGGKLERAVSSLSLQPGITSVSWRLVTHHPED, encoded by the coding sequence ATGACCTGGTGGGAGATCGGGCTCCGCCTGCTGTGCGCGGCGTCGTTCGGCGCGCTGGTCGGGCTGGAGCGGCAGTGGCGGGCACGCACGGCCGGGCTGCGCACGAATGCGCTCGTCTGCGTCGGTGCCGCGCTGTTCGAGCTGTTCAGCGTGCTCACACCGGATGCCGGCAGCACGACCCGGATCGCTTCGTACATCGTCTCCGGGGTCGGTTTCCTCGGCGCCGGGGTGATCATCCGTGACGGTGGCAACCTGCGCGGCATCAACACCGCCGCGACGATCTGGGGCACCGCCGGGGTCGGGCTCATGTGCGGCGGCGGTCACTACGGCGTGGCCGCCGCGGGGGCTGTGACGATCGTCATCGCCAACCTCGGCCTGCGCCCGCTCGCTCGCCTGGTGGACGGGCGCGCCACCGACCCCGACCTCGTGGAGACCGACTACGACCTGCGCGCCGTGTGCCGCGACGCCGACGAGGCGCACATCCGCGCGCTGGTGGTCCGTTCCGTCGCTGACGGTGGCTTCGAGCTGCGTGTCCTGACCAGCACTGATGTCGTGCCCGACCGGGTCGAGGTGACCGCGCGGGTGCTCGGCCGCGGTGCGGGCGGCGGGAAGCTGGAGCGCGCCGTGAGCTCGCTGAGCCTGCAGCCGGGCATCACCTCGGTCAGCTGGAGACTCGTGACACACCACCCGGAGGACTGA
- a CDS encoding DUF2332 domain-containing protein, whose translation MLVELFRDAARGCQTHSPLNATLLRAAADDLAAGGVTTKVMAGSELDRGGTVPGLRFAGSVHRLVLEGKAPGLAKHYPTVGGHLERDRLWADAEPVLDEHADMLRAMIRANAVQTNEPARSAALYGGLLVAAERAAEHAGRELPFPVRLLEIGASGGLNLRPHRFGYRLDDGTSFGDDESPVQFDLSWSGRPRADLATPLTVADRAACDMNPVDVTTEDGRKHLSSFVWPDQVDRYQRLQGAIDLAQADPVPVHRAEGSEWLRTQLAKDATGMVTVVWHSVVWQYAPPRERARGRAVVAAAAAEATEDAPLALLVFEPRRGNDPADPYHFDLLLRLWPAGISLHLGTGVGHGDPFTWDERHWV comes from the coding sequence GTGCTCGTGGAGCTGTTTCGAGATGCGGCCCGCGGTTGCCAGACCCACAGCCCGCTCAACGCCACCCTGTTGCGCGCGGCGGCAGACGACCTCGCTGCCGGCGGCGTGACCACGAAGGTGATGGCGGGCAGTGAACTGGACCGCGGTGGCACCGTCCCCGGTCTTCGGTTCGCCGGTTCCGTGCACCGGCTCGTCCTCGAGGGCAAGGCCCCGGGCCTCGCCAAGCACTACCCCACGGTCGGTGGGCACCTGGAGCGCGACCGGCTCTGGGCCGACGCCGAGCCGGTGCTCGACGAACACGCCGACATGCTGCGCGCGATGATCCGCGCGAACGCCGTGCAGACCAACGAGCCCGCCCGCAGCGCCGCGCTCTACGGCGGCCTGCTGGTCGCGGCCGAGCGCGCCGCCGAGCACGCGGGCCGGGAGCTGCCGTTCCCGGTGCGACTGCTGGAGATCGGCGCGAGCGGCGGGCTGAACCTGCGCCCGCACCGCTTCGGCTACCGCCTCGACGACGGCACCAGCTTCGGTGACGACGAGAGCCCGGTCCAGTTCGACCTGTCCTGGAGCGGGCGCCCGCGCGCCGACCTCGCCACCCCGCTCACCGTGGCCGACCGCGCCGCCTGCGACATGAACCCGGTCGACGTGACCACCGAGGACGGCCGCAAGCACCTGTCCTCCTTCGTGTGGCCGGACCAGGTGGACCGCTACCAGCGGTTGCAGGGCGCGATCGACCTCGCCCAGGCGGACCCCGTCCCGGTGCACCGCGCCGAGGGTTCGGAGTGGCTGCGCACCCAGCTCGCCAAGGACGCGACGGGCATGGTCACCGTCGTGTGGCACTCGGTGGTGTGGCAGTACGCCCCGCCGAGGGAACGCGCCCGCGGGCGAGCGGTGGTCGCCGCCGCGGCGGCCGAGGCGACCGAGGACGCTCCGCTCGCACTGCTCGTGTTCGAGCCGCGTCGCGGCAACGACCCGGCCGACCCGTACCACTTCGACCTGCTGCTGCGGTTGTGGCCCGCCGGGATCTCGTTGCACCTCGGCACCGGCGTCGGCCACGGCGACCCGTTCACCTGGGACGAGCGTCACTGGGTCTGA
- a CDS encoding SMP-30/gluconolactonase/LRE family protein has product MTNRRAFAIGVAAAGLAAALGVPAQAQQAPAFPTTLQLPDNFRPEGITIGGTTAYFGSLGDGSVHKVDLRTGRGDRLSAGPGTPSVGLKIDKRGRLFIAGGAGGDARVVDSRTGKLLASYALGGAFVNDVVLTGDAAYFTDSRKAVLYKLPLGRELPAKAETIPLGGEWEQVEGLNANGIETTPDGRNLLVVNSTTGKLFRVDPRTGSAKLVDLGGVVLTNGDGLLRQGQVLYVVQNRLNTLTALRLDHAGTKGALHKKVTDPRFDVPTTVAAFGDRLYLPNARFTTQPGPDVTYNAVAVPRF; this is encoded by the coding sequence ATGACAAATCGACGCGCGTTCGCGATCGGTGTCGCCGCGGCCGGGCTCGCCGCGGCGCTGGGCGTTCCGGCGCAGGCCCAGCAGGCCCCCGCGTTCCCGACGACGCTGCAGCTCCCTGACAACTTCCGGCCCGAGGGCATCACGATCGGCGGCACCACCGCCTACTTCGGTTCCCTCGGGGACGGCTCGGTCCACAAGGTCGACCTCCGCACCGGGCGCGGCGACCGGCTCAGCGCGGGCCCGGGCACCCCCTCGGTCGGCCTCAAGATCGACAAGCGCGGCCGGCTGTTCATCGCGGGCGGTGCGGGCGGCGACGCGCGGGTGGTCGACTCGCGCACCGGCAAGCTCCTCGCCTCCTACGCGCTCGGTGGCGCCTTCGTGAACGACGTCGTGCTGACCGGGGACGCCGCGTACTTCACCGACTCGCGGAAGGCCGTGCTCTACAAGCTCCCCCTCGGACGTGAACTGCCTGCGAAGGCCGAGACCATCCCGCTCGGCGGTGAATGGGAGCAGGTGGAGGGACTCAACGCCAACGGCATCGAGACCACACCCGACGGCCGGAACCTGCTCGTGGTCAACAGCACCACCGGCAAGCTCTTCCGCGTCGACCCGCGCACCGGTTCCGCGAAGCTCGTCGACCTCGGTGGTGTCGTGCTGACCAACGGTGACGGCCTGTTGCGCCAGGGGCAGGTCCTCTATGTGGTGCAGAACCGGCTCAACACGCTCACCGCGCTGCGCCTCGACCACGCGGGCACGAAGGGCGCACTGCACAAGAAGGTGACCGACCCGCGCTTCGACGTGCCGACGACCGTGGCGGCGTTCGGTGACCGCTTGTACCTGCCGAACGCCCGGTTCACCACCCAGCCCGGCCCTGACGTGACCTACAACGCCGTTGCCGTGCCTAGGTTCTGA
- a CDS encoding metallophosphoesterase family protein, with protein MVKVLAVADEVVEQLWTSYIQQIEVDLILAAGDLPYDYLEHLSNALDRPCVFVPGNHDPDLTGYTNVRGLWTKSGIPTRWPGPAGGVNADGRVVDAAGLRIAGIGGSIRYNRGPNQWTERQQARRVRRMARLAGWRQLRDGRGVDVLLTHSPPKDCGDREDPPHRGFACLHDAVRRLRPPLMLHGHIHPHGEPTPDRQLASTRVVNVVGYHVMEIPSRGQEATDAR; from the coding sequence GTGGTCAAGGTGCTCGCAGTAGCGGACGAGGTCGTCGAACAGCTCTGGACCTCCTACATCCAGCAGATCGAGGTCGATCTGATCCTCGCGGCGGGTGATCTGCCCTACGACTACCTGGAGCACCTGAGCAACGCGTTGGACCGGCCGTGCGTCTTCGTGCCCGGTAACCATGACCCCGATCTGACCGGATACACCAACGTGCGCGGTTTGTGGACGAAGAGCGGGATACCGACCCGGTGGCCGGGCCCGGCCGGTGGCGTGAACGCCGACGGCAGGGTGGTGGACGCGGCCGGTCTGCGGATCGCGGGCATCGGCGGTTCGATCCGCTACAACCGCGGGCCGAACCAGTGGACCGAGCGCCAGCAGGCGCGACGGGTCCGCCGGATGGCCCGGCTCGCGGGCTGGCGGCAGCTGCGCGACGGCCGCGGGGTGGACGTCCTGCTCACCCACAGCCCGCCGAAGGACTGCGGTGACCGCGAGGACCCGCCGCACCGGGGCTTCGCCTGCCTGCACGACGCCGTGCGGAGGCTGCGGCCACCGCTCATGCTGCACGGGCACATCCACCCGCACGGCGAGCCGACACCTGATCGTCAACTGGCGTCAACACGGGTGGTCAACGTCGTCGGATATCACGTCATGGAGATTCCGTCGCGCGGACAGGAGGCGACAGATGCGCGGTGA
- a CDS encoding chromosome partitioning protein ParB, which produces MRGDTGFPRADAENDFIRARRRQVMSRLAKWMRREPDDVNIMLPYAEVIAALGQEGERRLGLQVIQVDSIVGSVDRTRDFDRYFRPTSGRTRERWERLALAQRRGESIPPIDVYRVGELHFVKDGHHRVSVAHALGLRTIEAHVTEVRTKIGAYDIRYRHDLLVKNDRRLFLERVPLPGEARAAVLMSDPWEYTELGETVEAWGFRLMQDEGKFLDRLTVAKRWYEEEFVPVVRMLQQADLIGDRTEAEAYLHIAGERFKLIRTHRWDDEVIDAVRESKRRR; this is translated from the coding sequence ATGCGCGGTGACACCGGTTTCCCGCGTGCCGACGCGGAGAACGACTTCATCAGGGCGCGCCGCCGCCAGGTCATGTCCCGGCTGGCGAAGTGGATGCGCAGGGAGCCGGACGACGTCAACATCATGCTGCCCTACGCCGAGGTCATCGCCGCCCTCGGCCAGGAGGGCGAGCGCCGCCTCGGGCTCCAGGTGATCCAGGTCGACTCGATCGTCGGCAGCGTCGACCGCACCCGCGACTTCGACCGGTACTTCCGCCCCACCTCCGGCCGCACCCGGGAGCGGTGGGAGCGGCTGGCGCTGGCCCAGCGGCGCGGCGAGTCCATCCCACCGATCGACGTCTACCGCGTCGGTGAGCTGCACTTCGTCAAGGACGGCCACCACCGGGTCTCGGTGGCGCACGCGCTCGGCCTGCGCACCATCGAGGCGCACGTGACCGAGGTGCGCACCAAGATCGGCGCCTACGACATCCGGTACCGCCACGACCTGCTGGTCAAGAACGACCGCAGACTCTTCCTGGAGCGCGTCCCGCTGCCCGGCGAGGCGCGCGCCGCGGTGCTGATGAGCGACCCGTGGGAGTACACCGAGCTGGGCGAGACCGTGGAGGCGTGGGGCTTCCGGCTGATGCAGGACGAGGGCAAGTTCCTGGACCGGCTCACCGTCGCCAAGCGCTGGTACGAGGAGGAGTTCGTCCCGGTCGTGCGGATGCTCCAGCAGGCGGACCTGATCGGCGACCGGACCGAGGCCGAGGCGTACCTGCACATCGCGGGCGAGCGCTTCAAGCTGATCAGGACGCACCGGTGGGACGACGAGGTGATCGACGCGGTGCGCGAGAGCAAGCGACGCCGCTAG
- a CDS encoding DUF3558 family protein, producing the protein MVPLGVRVLPLLVLFAAGCGSAPAPDGGAQPGRIDTCAVFTEADLKALDLARGQRMPNKPTGCMLGSPRGFRVFLINEEKVTIADAEKRTHISFSRNEINGRRGFLWVGEESACTQGVEFGGGTLQVVANVAGAQVPIDACDLARKVMDVIEPKLPD; encoded by the coding sequence ATGGTCCCTCTCGGTGTTCGTGTGCTCCCGCTGCTGGTCCTGTTCGCCGCGGGCTGCGGTTCGGCCCCCGCGCCCGATGGAGGCGCCCAGCCGGGCCGCATCGACACCTGCGCGGTCTTCACCGAGGCGGACTTGAAGGCGCTGGACCTCGCGCGGGGCCAGCGCATGCCCAACAAGCCGACGGGCTGCATGCTCGGCTCGCCGCGCGGCTTCCGGGTGTTCCTGATCAACGAGGAGAAGGTGACGATCGCGGACGCGGAGAAGCGCACGCACATCTCCTTCTCCCGCAACGAGATCAACGGCCGTCGCGGGTTCCTCTGGGTCGGCGAGGAGTCCGCGTGCACGCAGGGCGTGGAGTTCGGCGGCGGCACGCTGCAGGTCGTGGCGAACGTGGCCGGTGCCCAGGTGCCGATCGACGCGTGCGACCTGGCCCGCAAGGTCATGGACGTCATCGAGCCCAAGCTGCCGGACTAG
- a CDS encoding alpha/beta hydrolase: MRSRLLGVVAALGLIPLTATVAQAAEAVRWRDCGDGVLCAGVTVPSDWASPEHSEPITVNLAKLPARDQAHKLGSLLVNPGGPNVAIPNFKLSKASYADLTQWFDVVVFDPRGFGEGDGVSCPTPFPTAVDSPLQHKAFTDYRKANAEFAGSCAPKLGKLTGKINSWQVAHDMDAMRAALGERKLRYYGNSYGTVFGQAYAELFAHNVDRMFLDSVLDHGERRLFEWMAPMAATTERNLHRFAEWCSATETCALHGKDVIAVFDRVAPKAITVPARVADFSSSQTRWPALAEGLAKAEAGDTSAFDKAPRQPPDHSLARSMVCADFPFDAGFVGHKAIEHQLRSVAPRVGWADPIFGMTGHCDGLPRTGVHPPHRIRPVGLPPVLITSGSNDTITPVEHGKRVAAQLPGSRYLPAVGGHALYRGGNPCVRQHVHRYLTTGELPAATASCPAA, from the coding sequence ATGAGATCACGACTTCTGGGTGTGGTCGCCGCGCTCGGCCTGATTCCGCTGACGGCGACCGTGGCGCAGGCGGCCGAGGCGGTGCGGTGGCGGGACTGCGGTGACGGGGTGCTCTGCGCCGGGGTCACCGTGCCGTCCGACTGGGCCTCCCCCGAGCACTCCGAGCCGATCACCGTCAACCTCGCGAAGCTGCCCGCCCGCGACCAGGCGCACAAGCTCGGCTCGCTCCTGGTGAATCCGGGCGGCCCCAACGTGGCGATCCCGAACTTCAAGCTGTCCAAGGCCAGCTACGCCGATCTGACGCAGTGGTTCGACGTCGTCGTCTTCGACCCGCGGGGATTCGGCGAGGGCGACGGGGTCAGCTGTCCGACGCCGTTTCCCACAGCCGTCGATTCTCCCTTGCAGCATAAGGCCTTCACCGACTACCGCAAGGCGAACGCGGAGTTCGCCGGCTCGTGCGCGCCGAAGCTGGGAAAGCTGACCGGGAAGATCAACTCGTGGCAGGTCGCGCACGACATGGACGCGATGCGCGCCGCGCTCGGCGAGCGGAAGCTCCGCTACTACGGCAACTCCTACGGAACGGTCTTCGGCCAGGCGTACGCGGAGTTGTTCGCGCACAACGTGGATCGCATGTTCCTGGACAGCGTGCTGGACCACGGAGAACGCCGGTTGTTCGAGTGGATGGCGCCGATGGCCGCGACGACCGAGCGCAACCTCCACCGGTTCGCGGAGTGGTGTTCAGCGACGGAAACCTGTGCCCTGCACGGGAAAGACGTCATCGCGGTGTTCGACCGCGTCGCCCCGAAAGCCATCACCGTCCCGGCGCGGGTCGCCGACTTCTCTTCGTCGCAAACACGGTGGCCGGCACTGGCCGAAGGGCTCGCCAAGGCGGAGGCCGGTGACACCAGCGCCTTCGACAAGGCCCCTCGGCAGCCGCCGGACCACAGCCTCGCGCGCAGCATGGTGTGCGCGGACTTCCCGTTCGACGCCGGATTCGTTGGCCACAAAGCGATCGAGCACCAGCTGCGGTCGGTGGCACCCCGAGTCGGCTGGGCCGATCCGATCTTCGGGATGACCGGGCACTGCGACGGCCTGCCGAGAACCGGCGTGCACCCGCCGCACCGCATCCGCCCGGTCGGACTGCCGCCCGTGCTGATCACCAGTGGCAGCAACGACACCATCACCCCGGTGGAGCACGGAAAGCGCGTCGCCGCGCAGCTCCCCGGCTCGCGCTACCTGCCCGCGGTCGGCGGGCACGCGCTCTACCGGGGCGGGAATCCCTGCGTGCGCCAGCACGTTCACCGCTACCTGACCACGGGCGAGCTGCCCGCGGCGACCGCGAGCTGCCCCGCGGCCTGA
- a CDS encoding ABC transporter ATP-binding protein, with translation MADIVLDKVTKKYPDGALAVQEVNLEIADGEFIILVGPSGCGKSTTLNMLAGLEDITSGELRIGGERVNERAPKDRDIAMVFQSYALYPHMTVRENMAFPLRLAKVDDKTVEAKVNEAAKILDLGQHLDRKPSNLSGGQRQRVAMGRAIVRSPKAFLMDEPLSNLDAKLRVQMRTEVSRLQKNLGTTTVYVTHDQTEAMTLGDRVVVMRGGAVQQVGSPQFLYENPANLFVAGFIGSPAMNFIPATLENGSLSTALGTFPLSDKVRRMAERGRRAVRDVIMGLRPEHFEDASMVDGAAKSRGATFTTQVDVLESMGSDKYAYFSISGKRASSAQLDELAADVGVSDLGAGQAVARLAAASKAKEGSSLEVWLDLDKIQLFDPESGRALTYSD, from the coding sequence GTGGCCGACATCGTCCTGGACAAGGTGACGAAGAAGTACCCGGACGGCGCTTTGGCCGTCCAGGAAGTGAACCTCGAAATCGCCGACGGCGAGTTCATCATCCTGGTCGGGCCCTCGGGCTGCGGCAAGTCCACCACGCTGAACATGCTGGCGGGCCTGGAGGACATCACCTCCGGTGAGCTGCGCATCGGTGGCGAGCGGGTGAACGAGCGGGCGCCCAAGGACCGGGACATCGCGATGGTGTTCCAGTCCTACGCGCTCTACCCGCACATGACCGTGCGCGAGAACATGGCGTTCCCGCTGCGGCTGGCGAAGGTGGACGACAAGACGGTCGAGGCGAAGGTCAACGAGGCCGCCAAGATCCTCGACCTCGGTCAGCACCTCGACCGCAAGCCGTCCAACCTCTCCGGTGGTCAGCGGCAGCGCGTGGCCATGGGCCGCGCGATCGTGCGCAGCCCCAAGGCGTTCCTCATGGACGAGCCGCTGTCCAACCTGGACGCCAAGCTGCGCGTGCAGATGCGGACCGAGGTCTCCAGGCTGCAGAAGAACCTGGGCACCACCACCGTCTACGTGACCCACGACCAGACCGAGGCGATGACCCTCGGCGACCGCGTCGTGGTCATGCGCGGCGGTGCGGTGCAGCAGGTCGGCTCGCCGCAGTTCCTCTACGAGAACCCGGCGAACCTCTTCGTGGCGGGCTTCATCGGTTCCCCGGCGATGAACTTCATCCCGGCGACCCTGGAGAACGGTTCCCTGTCGACCGCGCTGGGCACCTTCCCGCTCAGCGACAAGGTCCGCAGGATGGCCGAGCGCGGCCGCCGGGCCGTCCGCGACGTGATCATGGGCCTGCGCCCCGAGCACTTCGAGGACGCGTCCATGGTCGACGGTGCCGCCAAGTCGCGCGGTGCCACGTTCACCACGCAGGTCGACGTGCTCGAGTCGATGGGCTCGGACAAGTACGCCTACTTCTCGATCTCCGGCAAGCGCGCGAGCTCGGCGCAGCTGGACGAGCTGGCGGCGGACGTGGGCGTCTCGGACCTGGGTGCCGGACAGGCCGTCGCCCGCCTCGCGGCGGCGTCGAAGGCCAAGGAAGGGTCCTCGCTGGAGGTCTGGCTGGACCTGGACAAGATCCAGCTGTTCGACCCGGAGAGCGGCAGGGCGCTGACCTACTCGGACTAG